One window of Lepeophtheirus salmonis chromosome Z, UVic_Lsal_1.4, whole genome shotgun sequence genomic DNA carries:
- the LOC121130011 gene encoding uncharacterized protein — protein sequence MKSFVVSALVLCSAISIDAGVFFRRTGRTSEPLSSYGAGQFGAASSVEQVSSSFSGSDSSFSGSAAPAGGVESGPAAPVVAILSETNNAPGTLGENSDFDNSFEAENGIKQGAVGSTVVLGEDSVVTMTGSYEYVGKDGQTYVVDWIADENGFQPSGAHLPKEVPIPFPEIAEAVAAQIAFAAQEDAAVGSATTGGLSGSPATGWFQQSFGASGQSESVAPLSNYGR from the exons ATGAAGAGTTTT GTTGTTTCTGCTTTGGTACTCTGCTCCGCCATCAGCATTGATGCTGGAGTGTTCTTCAGAAGAACTGGTCGTACCTCTGAACCACTCAGCTCATACGGAGCAGGACAATTTGGAGCCGCTTCATCTGTTGAACAAGTCTCATCCTCTTTCAGTGGATCAGATTCATCTTTCAGTGGATCTGCTGCCCCTGCTGGAGGTGTTGAATCTGGACCTGCTGCTCCCGTTGTCGCCATCTTGAGCGAAACCAACAATGCTCCCGGAACCCTTGGAGAGAACAGCGACTTTGACAACTCATTTGAAGCCGAAAACGGAATTAAACAAGGAGCTGTTGGATCAACTGTTGTGCTCGGTGAAGACTCTGTCGTTACAATGACTGGATCTTATGAATACGTTGGTAAAGATGGTCAAACCTACGTTGTTGACTGGATCGCTGATGAGAATGGATTCCAACCCTCTGGTGCTCATCTCCCCAAGGAAGTCCCAATCCCATTCCCCGAAATTGCTGAAGCTGTTGCAGCTCAAATCGCTTTTGCTGCTCAAGAAGATGCTGCTGTAGGATCTGCTACCACTGGTGGATTAAGTGGTTCTCCCGCTACTGGCTGGTTCCAACAATCTTTTGGTGCATCTGGACAAAGTGAATCTGTAGCTCCGCTTTCCAACTACGGCCGTTAA
- the LOC121130474 gene encoding LOW QUALITY PROTEIN: uncharacterized protein (The sequence of the model RefSeq protein was modified relative to this genomic sequence to represent the inferred CDS: inserted 1 base in 1 codon) produces the protein MKSFVVSALVLCSAISIDAGVFFRRTGRTSEPLSSYGAGQFGAASSVEQVSSSFSGSAAPAGGVESGPAAPVVAILSETNNAPGTLGENSDXDNSFEAENGIKQGAVGSTVVLGEDSVVTMTGSYEYVGKDGQTYVVDWIADENGFQPSGAHLPKEVPIPFPEIAEAVAAQIAFAAQEDAALGSATTGGLSGSPATGGFQQSFGASGQSESVAPLSTTVVKFYNVHTFLKYISLYTEEVHFIIIGKVNNCRINLHLHKN, from the exons ATGAAGAGTTTT GTTGTTTCTGCTTTGGTACTCTGCTCCGCCATCAGCATTGATGCTGGAGTGTTCTTTAGAAGAACTGGGCGTACCTCTGAACCACTCAGCTCATACGGAGCAGGACAATTTGGAGCCGCTTCATCTGTTGAACAAGTCTCATCCTCTTTCAGTGGATCTGCTGCCCCTGCTGGAGGTGTTGAATCTGGACCTGCTGCTCCCGTTGTCGCCATCTTGAGCGAAACCAACAATGCTCCCGGAACCCTTGGAGAGAACAGCG TTGACAACTCATTTGAAGCCGAAAACGGAATTAAACAAGGAGCTGTTGGATCAACTGTTGTGCTCGGTGAAGACTCTGTCGTTACAATGACTGGATCTTATGAATACGTTGGTAAAGATGGTCAAACCTACGTTGTTGACTGGATCGCTGATGAGAATGGATTCCAACCCTCTGGTGCTCATCTCCCCAAGGAAGTCCCAATCCCATTCCCCGAAATTGCTGAAGCTGTTGCAGCTCAAATCGCTTTTGCTGCTCAAGAAGATGCTGCTTTAGGATCTGCTACCACTGGTGGATTAAGTGGTTCTCCCGCTACTGGCGGATTCCAACAATCCTTTGGTGCTTCTGGACAAAGTGAATCTGTTGCTCCCCTTTCAACTACGGTCGTTAAATTTTACAATGTTCATAcattcttgaaatatatatcattatatacaGAGGAAGTGCATTTTATTATCATAGGAAAAGTCAATAATTGCAGAATTAATTTGCATTTACATAAGAactga
- the LOC121130010 gene encoding uncharacterized protein: protein MKSFVVSALVLCSAISIDAGVFFRRTGRTSEPLSSYGAGQFGAASSVEQVSSSFSGSDSSFSGSVAPAGGVESGPAAPVVAILSETNNAPGTLGENSDFDNSFEAENGIKQGAVGSTVVLGEDSVVTMTGSYEYVGKDGQAYVVDWIADENGFQPSGAHLPKEVPIPFPEIAEAVAAQIAFAAQEDAALGSAATGGLSGSPAAGGFQQSFGASGQSESVAPLSNYGR, encoded by the exons ATGAAGAGTTTT GTTGTTTCTGCTTTGGTACTCTGCTCCGCCATCAGCATTGATGCTGGAGTATTCTTCAGAAGAACTGGCCGTACCTCTGAACCACTCAGCTCATACGGAGCAGGACAATTTGGAGCCGCTTCATCTGTGGAACAAGTCTCATCCTCTTTCAGTGGATCAGATTCATCTTTTAGTGGATCTGTTGCCCCTGCTGGAGGTGTTGAATCTGGACCTGCTGCTCCCGTTGTCGCCATCTTGAGCGAAACCAACAATGCTCCCGGAACCCTTGGAGAGAACAGCGACTTTGACAACTCATTTGAAGCCGAAAACGGAATTAAACAAGGAGCTGTTGGATCAACTGTTGTGCTCGGTGAAGACTCTGTCGTTACAATGACTGGATCTTATGAATACGTTGGTAAAGATGGTCAAGCCTACGTTGTCGACTGGATCGCTGATGAGAATGGATTCCAACCCTCTGGTGCTCATCTCCCCAAGGAAGTCCCAATTCCATTCCCCGAAATTGCTGAAGCAGTTGCAGCTCAAATCGCTTTCGCTGCTCAAGAAGATGCTGCTTTAGGATCTGCTGCCACTGGTGGATTAAGTGGTTCTCCCGCTGCTGGTGGATTCCAACAATCCTTTGGTGCTTCTGGACAAAGTGAATCTGTTGCTCCCCTTTCTAACTACGGTCGTTAA